Sequence from the Chloroflexota bacterium genome:
CCTGCAAAGCCGTGTCGCCCTTGCGGATGGTCCACGCCCGCACCTCGTCCTCGCCCACGGTGAAGAAGGAGTGCAGGCCGAGGAGGTCGTAGGACAGGCGGATCATGCGCCGCAAACTCGGCTCCGAGATACCGTACTCGGTCAGGAAGAGTTCAGCGGCCTCGGCGTCCAACTGGGTGATTTCCTTCTCCAGCGCGCCGCGCAGGGCGATGACCGCCGAGCGGCGGTGCGGGTAGGTGAGAATGGCAGAGGGATCGGCCGGGCCTTCGTCGCCCACGTTCAGCACCACCAGCACGGGCTTCAGCGTCAGGAGGGCGAACCCGCGCACCAGCCGCTCTTCATCCGGCGTGAGTTCCAGGTCGCGCAGGGGAATCTCGTTCTCCAGGGCGGCCTTGAACCGCTGCATTAGCGCCATTTCGGCGCGGGCGGCGTCGCCGATGGGGCCGCTGCGTCGGATGTCCTTCTCCAGGCGCTCTATGCGGCGCTCCACGATGCCCAGGTCCGACAGGATGAGTTCCACATCCAGGTCGTGCAGGTCGCGGACGGGGTCCACCTTGCCCCGCGCGTGCGGCACCGAGGCGTCCTCAAAGGCGCGCACCACGTGGAGGAGGGCGTCGTTGGCCGCGATGGCGTTGAGCAGGGGGCCGGCGAACCCGCCGGACTTGCCCGCGCCGGGGGTCAGCCCGGCGATGTCGTTGTACTGCACGCGGGCGCGCGTAACCTTGCGCGGGCGGAACATCGCCGCCAGGCGGTCCACGCGCGGGTCGGGCACATCCACCACGGCGGAGTGAATTTCAAACTGCCCCGACGAGACGGGCGTCGTCTCCACGTTCTCGTGCGTGAGGGCGTCAAAGATGGTCGTCTTGGAACTATTGGGCAGGCCGATGATGCCGATCTGCATGGGAAGCGAACTCCTCACAATCCTGCGATTTGCAGGCAAGAGATAAGCGGCGCAAGCGCCGCCGGCACCATTTTAGCACGCCCGCGGCGGGATTCCAAATAATTATAGTTGACTTTTTCGCCAACCTGTGGTATTATACGGGCGCGGTTGGAAGGCTTTCGGGCCGGCCATGCGAATTGCATCGGCCCAACACAGGGGAGTGAGGAGGGCGTGAGGGCGATCCTTGCGCCTTTTATTTGCCGAGCCGGCGAAAGAAGCGCCGGTTGGTTGTGAAAAACTCGTACAGAGGTGCAGATAGATGAATCGGACGACAGAGCTGTTTTTCCCGCATCGGCTGCTGAGCCAGTTGCGCGATGTTGCGGGACCCCAGTGGCAGGCTCTGGTGGATCGCGTTGCGGCGCTCCCCCCGACGCACGAGGATAGCCTGGCGCTGACGCTGATGGTCATCCGGGCGGCGGGGTGCGTGGGCTGCGAGGCGGGGAGTTACCGCGCGGGCCTGGGGTGTGTGGTTTGCGCGCAACGCGCCATCCGGGCTATGAACGCCACGGATGCTACCCTCGTCCGGCGGTTCAAACGTACCCAGGCTGAGGTTCACAAGTTCCTGGAAGAGGCGCAGCAGACGCGCGTGGATGACAAGGCCGCCTAGCGCGAGGACATCGCCACGGAGAAAGGGAGCGGGACCTGCGTTCCGCTCCCTTTTTGCTTACCGCGCATTGGGCAGGGTGATCTCAATCTCCTCCAGCCGAGCGCCGCGCCGACGGGTAACGCGCAGTCGGATGCCCTTGTACTCGTAGGTCTCCCCCTCGTCGGGCACTTTCTGCATCCGCGCCATCAGCATCCCTGCGAGGGTTTCGTAGAGGTCGCTCTCGGGGAGCGACAGGCCCAGCGCCTCGTTCACCTCGTCCACGCGCAGTTGGGCATCCACCCGCACGGTATGCGCGTCCACCCGTCGGACGGCGGGGCGCACCGTCGCTACCTCGTCGCTGAGTTGCCCCACAATCTCCTCCACCAGTTCTTCCAGGGTTACCAGCCCCGCCGTCCCGCCGTACTCGTCCAGGATGATGGCCATCTGCACCTGCTTGTTCCGCATCTCGGCGAAGAGTTCGCTCACCAGTTTGGTCTCGGGCACCACCAACGGCGGGGTGCGCATGATCTCCTTCACGGGCCGGTCCAAGACCTCGGGGGAGCGGGCCAGCCACAGGAGAACGTCCTTGACCGAAATGAATCCGACGATGTTGTCTAGGTCGCCCTTGTACACAGGAAAGCGGGCATGCCTGGAAGCGGCGAACTGGTCCAGGAACTCGCGCAGGGTCTGCTCCTGCTCCAGCGCCACGATTTGATTGCGGGGAATCATCACCTCGTGCACGCGGCGGTCGCGCAGTTCAAAGACGTTCTG
This genomic interval carries:
- the ychF gene encoding redox-regulated ATPase YchF, producing MQIGIIGLPNSSKTTIFDALTHENVETTPVSSGQFEIHSAVVDVPDPRVDRLAAMFRPRKVTRARVQYNDIAGLTPGAGKSGGFAGPLLNAIAANDALLHVVRAFEDASVPHARGKVDPVRDLHDLDVELILSDLGIVERRIERLEKDIRRSGPIGDAARAEMALMQRFKAALENEIPLRDLELTPDEERLVRGFALLTLKPVLVVLNVGDEGPADPSAILTYPHRRSAVIALRGALEKEITQLDAEAAELFLTEYGISEPSLRRMIRLSYDLLGLHSFFTVGEDEVRAWTIRKGDTALQAAAAIHTDLARGFIRAEVVAYDDLIAAGSLAEARQRGVVRLQGRDYVVQDGDILNIRFNV
- a CDS encoding HlyC/CorC family transporter, giving the protein MEATVPVGSSNIGLQIGILLVSVICVAFFSSSEAALISVSKIRLRSLADKGDRRAQAALRVVANHDRLFATILLTENAFIILASSVGTALALRLLGEGGQYVATLIMTIVLVTFGEITPKTFAAANAERMALIEGRLIEVAIKIMTVPVWLLTRVTNFFVRTLSGRHRPRPPIVTTDELRMLIDIGGREGAVREAERAMLQNVFELRDRRVHEVMIPRNQIVALEQEQTLREFLDQFAASRHARFPVYKGDLDNIVGFISVKDVLLWLARSPEVLDRPVKEIMRTPPLVVPETKLVSELFAEMRNKQVQMAIILDEYGGTAGLVTLEELVEEIVGQLSDEVATVRPAVRRVDAHTVRVDAQLRVDEVNEALGLSLPESDLYETLAGMLMARMQKVPDEGETYEYKGIRLRVTRRRGARLEEIEITLPNAR